From the Toxotes jaculatrix isolate fToxJac2 chromosome 15, fToxJac2.pri, whole genome shotgun sequence genome, one window contains:
- the LOC121194560 gene encoding olfactory receptor 11A1-like: MDDEVNVTYIYLNGYVEVNKYRYVYFLIIFTVYILIICSNSTIVYLIVIHGNLHEPMYIFIAALLLNCVLYSTNIYLKLLTDFLSEKQIISYSACVFQFFVFYSLAGSEFLLLSAMAYDRYVSICKPLQYPTIMRKTTVSILLLLAWIVPALHVAVPAIASAEAKLCNFTLNGIFCNNSIYQLQCVRSRFITIYGVVCLLDLAILPMFFIIFTYTKIFIISYRSCREVRKKAAETCLPHLLVLISFSLLSVYDISIARVESNFPKTVHLIMTLQIILYHPLFNPLIYGLKMKEISKHLRRLLCSAKII; the protein is encoded by the coding sequence atgGATGATGAGGTAAATGTTACATACATATATCTTAACGGGTATGTGGaagttaacaaatacagatatgtttattttctgattatatttacagtttatattcTAATAATCTGCAGTAATTCTACTATAGTGTACCTTATCGTGATTCATGGAAACCTCCATGAGccaatgtacattttcattgcagctttgcTACTGAACTGTGTCCTTTACAGCACTAATATTTACCTAAAGCTTCTGACTGactttttgtcagaaaaacagatcatatcatattcagcctgtgtctttcagttttttgtattttattctctTGCTGGTTCAGAGTTCTTActgttgtcagccatggcctatgacaggtatgtgtctatatgtaaacctctgcaataTCCAACTATCATGAGAAAAACCACTGTGAGTATTTTGCTCCTTTTAGCTTGGATTGTACCTGCTTTACATGTTGCAGTCCCTGCAATAGCGAGTGCTGAAGCTAAACTGTGTAACTTTACTTTAAATGGGATATTTTGCAACAATTCAATTTACCAGCTTCAATGTGTGAGATCAAGATTCATTACTATATATGGGGTGGTTTGTTTATTAGATCTTGCAATCCTCCCTATGTTCTTCATAATTTTCACATATACAAAGATATTTATAATATCCTATCGAAGTTGTAGAgaagtcaggaaaaaagctgcagagacctgtttacctcacctgTTGGTTTTAATTAGTTTCTCCCTTCTGAGTGTGTATGATATCAGTATAGCTCGAGTGGAATCCAACTTTCCAAAAACTGTTCATTTAATAATGACACTACAAATAATTTTGTATCAtcctttgtttaatccactgatatacggactgaaaatgaaagaaatttccaaacacctcagaagGTTGTTGTGTTCAGCCAAAATCATCTGA
- the LOC121194532 gene encoding zinc finger MYM-type protein 1-like isoform X1, translating to MKRKKDITSYFYKKKTQNGADIETESDDGGERAEEEQVESATEGESGDMGDVDFQREGPEQQRETDEDPEGEEAETEIEAECETQTENICASTSTGPSDISKGKQDPPMQPDLKIFPRTLMGDRRRSFKAAWYHIHPWLEYSKQLDSAYCYACRHFSPPNSQDTVFDSPVGFKNWKKACYKTGGFALHARSERHKQAMVTWRDYQRAAAANATLANALNKEHNRQINENRAYIKTIGEVLLLTATQNMAQRGHDESADSDNKGNFKAILDTIANHDRAVKKRLTSIHNAKYTSKMIQNEVLGCLADMVRTEITEEVKNSEVFSIIADETKDVKKKEQISIVLRYYYSGAIQESFLHFESTEKLDAAGLSEKIIQILENHGLEYKKNLVGQAYDGASVMSGKHSGVQARIRERAKYAFYIHCTAHCLNLVLVDTVKAIPEVEEFFYLLEKLYVFTSGSAVHPKWLAIQREMYKGAPRELQRLSDTRWACRFIALRNIMDRLPALKRLLQEIAQERNGEKSVEARGLLAQIDFEFTVHLVTLRKVFGETKLLSDMLQSSTLDISKAVDLVDALVKTLNDFRQESFFDDVWDEVLNVFEQCDPTPPAAKRQKTLSSKLSQHCVLTTLGQRESERDKDGFRTNFFYPVIDLMLSELQRRFSSKNCEIMNSIPALNPQKDTFLKEKDLFSFAQLYDSNIDDLGHELHQFKRILERKIQAGMQRPSSTVQLVQFIEPYKEVFFELYRLCKIAVAIPVSTAACERSFSTLKLVKTYLRSTMNDDRLSNLGVLSIESRRAKALSLDSFVDRFARNHQNRRIQLL from the exons atgaagagaaaaaaggacatTACGTCCTATTTCtacaagaaaaagacacagaatggTGCAGACATTGAGACAGAGTCAGATGATGGTGGTGAGAGAGCTGAAGAGGAGCAAGTTGAGAGCGCCACAGAAGGAGAGTCAGGGGACATGGGAGACgttgattttcagagagagggcccagagcagcagagagagacagatgaagatcCTGAGGGTGAGGAAGCTGAGACTGAGATAGAGGCGGagtgtgagacacagacagaaaatatttgtgcaTCTACAAGCACTGGACCATCAG acatcagcaaAGGTAAACAAGACCCACCAATGCAGCCGGACCTAAAGATTTTTCCAAGGACCCTGATgggggacaggaggaggagcttcAAGGCAGCCTGGTACCACATCCACCCCTGGCTTGAATATTCCAAACAGTTGGACTCTGCGTATTGTTACGCTTGCAGACATTTTAGCCCTCCTAATAGCCAAGACACAGTCTTTGACTCACCAGTTGGCTTCAAAAACTGGAAGAAAGCATGTTACAAAACAGGAGGGTTTGCATTGCATGCAAGGTCTGAGCGGCACAAGCAAGCCATGGTTACGTGGAGGGACTatcagagagctgcagcagctaatGCAACACTGGCCAATGCCTTAAATAAGGAGCACAACAGACAGATCAACGAAAATCGGGCATACATAAAAACAATAGGGGAAGTGTTGTTACTCACTGCCACTCAAAACATGGCTCAAAGAGGTCATGATGAGTCTGCAGACTCGGATAATAAAGGGAATTTTAAAGCAATTCTCGACACAATCGCAAACCATGACAGAGCTGTTAAGAAAAGGTTGACCTCAATTCATAATGCAAAATACACAAGCAAAATGATTCAGAATGAGGTTCTGGGTTGTTTAGCAGACATGGTTCGAACTGAAATTACAGAAGAAGTGAAAAACAGTGAAGTTTTCAGCATCATAGCAGACGAAACAaaagatgtgaagaaaaaagaacagatcTCAATCGTACTAAGGTACTACTACAGTGGAGCTATCCAGGAAAGTTTCCTCCATTTTGAATCCACAGAGAAGCTCGATGCAGCAGGGCTTAGTGAGAAAATAATCCAAATCCTGGAAAATCATGGTCTAGAGTACAAAAAGAACCTTGTAGGCCAAGCTTATGACGGGGCTTCTGTTATGAGTGGGAAGCATTCCGGGGTACAGGCGAgaatcagagagagagcaaaatatGCCTTCTACATCCATTGCACTGCCCACTGTCTAAATTTAGTTCTAGTAGATACAGTCAAAGCTATCCCAGAAGTAGAGGAGTTTTTCTACTTACTAGAAAAACTGTATGTGTTCACATCTGGATCAGCTGTCCATCCTAAATGGCTGGCCATACAAAGAGAGATGTACAAAGGTGCACCAAGAGAGCTCCAGCGTTTAAGTGACACTCGTTGGGCATGTCGATTTATAGCTCTACGTAACATTATGGATCGACTGCCTGCCCTTAAGCGACTCCTGCAAGAGATAGCTCAAGAACGTAATGGTGAAAAATCTGTTGAGGCTCGAGGTCTGTTGGCACAGATAGATTTTGAATTCACAGTGCATCTTGTTACGCTTCGTAAAGTGTTTGGAGAAACAAAACTTCTCTCTGATATGCTACAGTCTTCAACACTTGACATTTCAAAAGCTGTAGATTTGGTTGATGCTTTAGTTAAGACATTGAATGATTTCAGGCAGGAGTCGTTTTTTGATGATGTGTGGGATGAAGTGTTAAATGTCTTTGAACAGTGTGATCCAACACCACCAGCTGCAAAACGACAAAAAACGCTAAGCTCTAAACTCAGCCAGCACTGTGTACTTACCACTCTTGGGCAGAGAGAGTCCGAAAGAGATAAAGATGGGTTCCGTACAAACTTTTTCTACCCTGTCATTGATCTTATGCTCAGTGAGCTTCAAAGACGATTTTCAagtaaaaactgtgaaatcatGAATAGCATTCCAGCTCTAAATCCACAAAAAGACACCTTCCTTAAAGAGAAAGATCTATTTTCATTTGCACAACTGTATGATTCAAATATTGATGACCTGGGGCATGAGCTACATCAGTTCAAAAGAATCTTGGAAAGAAAAATCCAGGCTGGGATGCAGAGACCCTCGAGTACAGTACAGCTTGTACAGTTCATTGAGCCATACAAAGAAGTTTTTTTTGAGCTCTACAGACTCTGTAAAATAGCGGTTGCAATCCCAGTAAGCACTGCTGCTTGTGAACGGAGTTTTTCCACATTAAAGCTTGTGAAAACCTACCTCAGATCCACTATGAATGACGACAGATTAAGCAATCTGGGTGTCCTTAGCATCGAGTCGAGGAGGGCAAAAGCACTGAGTCTCGACTCATTTGTTGACCGGTTTGCCCGGAATCACCAAAACCGCAGAATACAGTTGCTGTAA
- the LOC121194532 gene encoding zinc finger MYM-type protein 1-like isoform X2: MQPDLKIFPRTLMGDRRRSFKAAWYHIHPWLEYSKQLDSAYCYACRHFSPPNSQDTVFDSPVGFKNWKKACYKTGGFALHARSERHKQAMVTWRDYQRAAAANATLANALNKEHNRQINENRAYIKTIGEVLLLTATQNMAQRGHDESADSDNKGNFKAILDTIANHDRAVKKRLTSIHNAKYTSKMIQNEVLGCLADMVRTEITEEVKNSEVFSIIADETKDVKKKEQISIVLRYYYSGAIQESFLHFESTEKLDAAGLSEKIIQILENHGLEYKKNLVGQAYDGASVMSGKHSGVQARIRERAKYAFYIHCTAHCLNLVLVDTVKAIPEVEEFFYLLEKLYVFTSGSAVHPKWLAIQREMYKGAPRELQRLSDTRWACRFIALRNIMDRLPALKRLLQEIAQERNGEKSVEARGLLAQIDFEFTVHLVTLRKVFGETKLLSDMLQSSTLDISKAVDLVDALVKTLNDFRQESFFDDVWDEVLNVFEQCDPTPPAAKRQKTLSSKLSQHCVLTTLGQRESERDKDGFRTNFFYPVIDLMLSELQRRFSSKNCEIMNSIPALNPQKDTFLKEKDLFSFAQLYDSNIDDLGHELHQFKRILERKIQAGMQRPSSTVQLVQFIEPYKEVFFELYRLCKIAVAIPVSTAACERSFSTLKLVKTYLRSTMNDDRLSNLGVLSIESRRAKALSLDSFVDRFARNHQNRRIQLL, from the coding sequence ATGCAGCCGGACCTAAAGATTTTTCCAAGGACCCTGATgggggacaggaggaggagcttcAAGGCAGCCTGGTACCACATCCACCCCTGGCTTGAATATTCCAAACAGTTGGACTCTGCGTATTGTTACGCTTGCAGACATTTTAGCCCTCCTAATAGCCAAGACACAGTCTTTGACTCACCAGTTGGCTTCAAAAACTGGAAGAAAGCATGTTACAAAACAGGAGGGTTTGCATTGCATGCAAGGTCTGAGCGGCACAAGCAAGCCATGGTTACGTGGAGGGACTatcagagagctgcagcagctaatGCAACACTGGCCAATGCCTTAAATAAGGAGCACAACAGACAGATCAACGAAAATCGGGCATACATAAAAACAATAGGGGAAGTGTTGTTACTCACTGCCACTCAAAACATGGCTCAAAGAGGTCATGATGAGTCTGCAGACTCGGATAATAAAGGGAATTTTAAAGCAATTCTCGACACAATCGCAAACCATGACAGAGCTGTTAAGAAAAGGTTGACCTCAATTCATAATGCAAAATACACAAGCAAAATGATTCAGAATGAGGTTCTGGGTTGTTTAGCAGACATGGTTCGAACTGAAATTACAGAAGAAGTGAAAAACAGTGAAGTTTTCAGCATCATAGCAGACGAAACAaaagatgtgaagaaaaaagaacagatcTCAATCGTACTAAGGTACTACTACAGTGGAGCTATCCAGGAAAGTTTCCTCCATTTTGAATCCACAGAGAAGCTCGATGCAGCAGGGCTTAGTGAGAAAATAATCCAAATCCTGGAAAATCATGGTCTAGAGTACAAAAAGAACCTTGTAGGCCAAGCTTATGACGGGGCTTCTGTTATGAGTGGGAAGCATTCCGGGGTACAGGCGAgaatcagagagagagcaaaatatGCCTTCTACATCCATTGCACTGCCCACTGTCTAAATTTAGTTCTAGTAGATACAGTCAAAGCTATCCCAGAAGTAGAGGAGTTTTTCTACTTACTAGAAAAACTGTATGTGTTCACATCTGGATCAGCTGTCCATCCTAAATGGCTGGCCATACAAAGAGAGATGTACAAAGGTGCACCAAGAGAGCTCCAGCGTTTAAGTGACACTCGTTGGGCATGTCGATTTATAGCTCTACGTAACATTATGGATCGACTGCCTGCCCTTAAGCGACTCCTGCAAGAGATAGCTCAAGAACGTAATGGTGAAAAATCTGTTGAGGCTCGAGGTCTGTTGGCACAGATAGATTTTGAATTCACAGTGCATCTTGTTACGCTTCGTAAAGTGTTTGGAGAAACAAAACTTCTCTCTGATATGCTACAGTCTTCAACACTTGACATTTCAAAAGCTGTAGATTTGGTTGATGCTTTAGTTAAGACATTGAATGATTTCAGGCAGGAGTCGTTTTTTGATGATGTGTGGGATGAAGTGTTAAATGTCTTTGAACAGTGTGATCCAACACCACCAGCTGCAAAACGACAAAAAACGCTAAGCTCTAAACTCAGCCAGCACTGTGTACTTACCACTCTTGGGCAGAGAGAGTCCGAAAGAGATAAAGATGGGTTCCGTACAAACTTTTTCTACCCTGTCATTGATCTTATGCTCAGTGAGCTTCAAAGACGATTTTCAagtaaaaactgtgaaatcatGAATAGCATTCCAGCTCTAAATCCACAAAAAGACACCTTCCTTAAAGAGAAAGATCTATTTTCATTTGCACAACTGTATGATTCAAATATTGATGACCTGGGGCATGAGCTACATCAGTTCAAAAGAATCTTGGAAAGAAAAATCCAGGCTGGGATGCAGAGACCCTCGAGTACAGTACAGCTTGTACAGTTCATTGAGCCATACAAAGAAGTTTTTTTTGAGCTCTACAGACTCTGTAAAATAGCGGTTGCAATCCCAGTAAGCACTGCTGCTTGTGAACGGAGTTTTTCCACATTAAAGCTTGTGAAAACCTACCTCAGATCCACTATGAATGACGACAGATTAAGCAATCTGGGTGTCCTTAGCATCGAGTCGAGGAGGGCAAAAGCACTGAGTCTCGACTCATTTGTTGACCGGTTTGCCCGGAATCACCAAAACCGCAGAATACAGTTGCTGTAA